A stretch of DNA from Scatophagus argus isolate fScaArg1 chromosome 23, fScaArg1.pri, whole genome shotgun sequence:
tgaaagaCAATTTATCTAGTAGTCCTCTTCCCTCCACGCAAACAGATGATTCAACCTCTAAACATGAAGATTCAAACAAAGAAtccttgtcacacacacacacacacacacacacacactcagctggtGAGAGCTGACCTGCATGTAGCCACAGAGCTGAGACGAGTCGAGCAGGGAGCAGTCGTTGAACAGCTCGGAGATGAGCTCGGCGCCGCTCATCCTGGTGTAGCTGTTGGGGTAGGCGAGCAGCGCGGTCAAAGCCGTCACCGCCAGCACCTCGATGACGGGGTAGTGACCCAGAAGAGTGGTTTTACCTTTTGGAGAGACGGATTAATGGGAGCTcagaatggggaaaaaagggCTTCATTTAAATCAATGAGAGCACACAGATGTTCTGCATAACTTCTCCACTCACGTATCCTGCACCAGGCGATGTTGGCCTTGATGAACAGCGCCCCCCAGAGGCCTCCAAATATACCCAGCAGGATGAAGGGGGCCAGCTCCACCAGGTGCCAAGGGGCATGAAACTCCACGTAGAACAGCACCAGGCGGCTGTTCCCAAACGGGTTGATGGAGCGCAGGGTGAAGGCAGCGACCAGGGCGGCGAAGAACGACCGCCACAGGGTCTTCAGAGGGAAGTAATAACTCacctgaaggagagagagacagcgaaggacacaaaatacaaacacagacaaccaTAAGGATTCTGTTTTAGTAAAGGCAACAAACCCGGTTGGTGTATGAATGACAATGAATTTAAAACTACAAAAGCCGAGTATCTGCCTCAAGAATAATAATGTGTAGTCATATCAACAAGGTTTACTacattaatgaaacaaaaatgcagtgaaataatCTTTCTTGCAATAAAgcctacatttcccatcatgccatGCCGGACTGAGTAACCTGGATTCTTTTTATTATGCTCCAAAATCCAAAAGCTTCTATACAGGACATGGTGGTTTATTCTGGTAATTGTCAATTATGTGCTGTTTATCCTCGACTGAGCGATATCAAATTGCAGACGACTGCCCAACCCTGCTCCGAATAACCGTAACTCACCTCCTCCAGGCTGAACAAAACTCCTCCAATGGGAGCGCCGAAGGCCACGGAGACACCGACCGCCGCCGCTGCCGATAACACCTGCACgcaccaaaacaaacatctggATGAAGCTGAGTCGTATCGCAGCACAACTGAGACAACGTTAAACTGAGATACCGATCTGTGACAAGAGTTCAGTGTTTGCTTGCTTCAGTTTTAATCAACTCAGGATTTAAGTTACCACACTATTCATCAGAAAGAGCCTGATCCGATTCTCGGTTTACCAGAGCCGAGTCAGAGTGGGTTGTCTGATCGAAATCAGAGTGCATCAAAGCTGTGCGCCAAAGCTGTGATTCTAAtctaaaaaattaaataagacTGAATATTTGAGGATTAACTTTCTTGAGCTGCTTGTTTTTTCTAGGATTTCACATAATAAACTCAAAGACTATGAGACGCCAACAGCCCGTTTGGTTCGACATTTCATTTAACAAATTCACCAAGCATTTTCCACCCAGCTTTTTGAGTCTATTGGTAGCTGCACAACCTACACAACAAAgagaatacaaaaataataagacATCAATTTCCTGCTGAACTGTCTGAAACTATAACACTCAAAAcataaacagcaataaaatcCCCTAACTGTTTGTCACTTGAGCCCAGCCTCCCCTACCTCTCGCCGTTTGGCCTCGTTCTTGCGGTACTTGGTGAACAGATGACACAATATATTAGCACAGCAGCAGGCCACGTGGACCAGAGGGCCCTCCTTTCCTAAGCTGAGCCCTGAGGAGACGGCTAAAACCAGGGTGATGGTCTTGACGATCAGGGTCCACTTCCCCAAGTAGCCGCGGATGATGAAGCCGCTGAGGATGGTTTTAATctacagagaaaaagagagaaagagtgagtctgtgtggatCTGTTTACGCTGGGGAGGAGCAGTTTAGACATGTGAGCGTTTCAACTGAGCGATTGTAAGATTGTAAACACCGAtggaagggaaggagaaaaaatgGGAGTTTGTGCCGTAGATGTTTGTCTTTCAAATAAGCAATTAATCTGGTGTGCGTGGGCCTGCTGACCACCGGCTGACCTTTCAGTGACGAAGAACAGGATTCAAGTTCCACGAAACCCAAGACGAGCGCGGGAGCGAGAGGGGAAGAGTTTATGTGTGCAGGCtagagttgtgtttgtgtgtttttgtactgcaTATATGAAAACGGGTGAATCAGCTTGCATGCATTTGTCCTCAGTTAGGTTTTCCACTTGTATGAACAAAGACGAGGAGAAAGTAAACACCGACggcaggagagcagagaggatcCGGAGACGAGTCCGGCTTTCAGGTTTAGTTTTGCTCTATAAAAAAGTGCCCGTATTTGTAAAATCCCAGCATTTGTGACCAAAGTATACACCAGATGTCACTGAGCATTTATACTGTTTAAGTCTGAATGTGAAAAAGGGATAAACTAAAAGGCAGCAGGAAAAGGCAAGAACACACAAGTAACAGGACTCATCTACCAGAAagctaaaggaaaaaaatgtgtgtatattaGAGAGCTTTTTTGAGTTACTGTCCAAACACTCCGTTTTTTCCTGCAGCGATGCTTCATTGCCAGACacacaaaatagaaaacaataaaacccGCAAGAATAATTGCATGTAATCGTGTGCAGTTGGAAATCCAGCTCACCCTGTTGAAATCCTGTCCATGAACAAACATGCAGTACTAAAGCAAACAACAATGAATTGAACTGGAAAAActcaaaagaaagaagaatgtgAGAAAGTCATAAGACACTGTCCACATGCTGATTAATGTGTCAGGCGTTGAAGAAACGGTCGTTTTAAATCGATAATCACCAGAGTGCGGTTTTACCTCAGGTATTCCTGAGCCACACGCATACGGAGCGAAGGCCCTGACCAGCGTGACGGCCAGGAAGGAGAAGAGTAAAGCCCAGAACATGTACATCAGGTAATTCATTACGTAGGCAAATGCACCCTGCaaggacacacaaagacacacacatgtataaaaTTGAATTACAAGAGCAGAAACCTTTAAGTTACAAATtctattgtttaaaaaaaagctgttatttcattcatttagcGTCCCGGCTCAGCTGTGCTGTCATCCCGTGTCATGACAGCTTCCAACCAGCAGATGGAACCAGAGCACCGTTGCAACTATTGTTACTGGCACAGGAGACTGCTGAGTgcattttagttgtttttaatgtatgaaTTGATGATTGAGGGGCAGCATGGCTGCACATGATTTTGCTTGCTGGTGAAGATGCAATTGGTCCCTCTGACGACAAGTTCGTTTCCAGGTAAGAGTGACATCGTAAAGTAGGTCAAAGTGCATAGATAAAGATGtggaattcattcattcaggtttGGACTACAGTACAGAACTACAGTATGTAAACTTCATGAGTGCCACGTTATTTCAACTCTGGATTCAATTCCCTGCACCGTAGCAAAGCTTTTGCAATGTTCTCCTACCTCTGACTTCCCCGTTATGAGCTCGCCCCAGCTCTGCCACTGCGGACAGTGGTCCCTCTCCTGAAACGTCGTCTCGTTGGACGTCCAGCAGCAGTGCTCGTGATTGAACCAGAAGCCATTGAGACAAACGCCGTCCTTCATGTCTGTCAGCCAGTGAGCTGCGATGTCGATGCCGCCGGCTAGAGCGCCTGGCTCGAAGAGAAGGGGGAGATCAGGGCAAAAGGGAAGACGGAGAAacaagcagatttttttttttttttgctctgtcaAAACAGAATCTTCTGTTTCAGGTTAGTTCTGCCCCTGTGCCGTGTCTAAACTTAACTTTTTGGCTTGCCAGGTGGAACAGAACAAAATCATCTGCCATGGATTCTAGTCAACGCAATAAATATTCACTTCCTTTAGAAATGTCACCCTGCCTATATCCAGCTCCACACCTGTCACCATATGGGAATTCCCTTTCAGCTGatgcagacagcacagacacaaggGGAAAGGGATGAACAGGTATCTGTATTTTTGTAAGACCATTTATGTTTATAAAGATTAGCGGCCTAACTGACTAAAACTTTCATGCTGTTGCAGTGGCATAAATTTTTAACCACACATGAAGTGCAAAACGGACAAAGTGCAACTCAATGTGCTATCAGTTTTGGAGAGAAAAATCTCACTGGGCAGATGTGAACTCTACCTTGAAAGGATACTGAAGTATGTGCGGATGAGGAGTACCTGCCATGAGTCCCACGAGCAGCATGAGCAGCCATCCTGAGAAGGCGTCGCTGACGCTGTGCAGCAGGGCTACGGTCGACTGTCTGCTGTTCTTGGTGATCTGCATGGGCACACAGATTAAGTTTTCATAACTCTGATCATGACGcaggctgtcagtcagtgatgcttcatgttgctgtttcagtgctgaaACAGAAGTCATTATATTGCTTTGCTCAGATTACAATCATGTTCTCTGATCCCACATTATGCACTTCTACTTCATACTGACTCTCCAActtttttgtgtcactttaaCACTTGCATCTCCCACTGAAGATCATAGACAGATCGCAACTTGCCTTGCAGTggttgtaaaaacaaaacaaacaaaacttcaaTGAACCATGtagaaaagtttaaaatcacTTCAGCTCAAAAACAAAGTTCGCGACCTCAGTTTCCCAGTTTCAGTGAGTGAATCTGTGTAAGTATAAACATAAACTCTCAGCAGGGCGTGAAGAGCAGGACGATAAGTGATGATACAAGGTGGTTGTTTTCTGTTGGAGTGATGACAAACTGGCCATACATCCTGCTAAAGACTGAGTGAGTGCTGACCACAGCTATGACACCCAGAAAGGATTCCTCACTTCATTACAGGTGCTCTCTGTGATCTGGTTGAGGTTTCTACACTCTTTCCCTTCTGCacacctctctgtgtctgtcccgGTCCTTGCTCTTCTCCCTGACCCAGTCGATGGTGTTGAAGTCTTCGTAGGTGCCCAATCCAGGCACCGGGTCCTCCAGTGGGTCCACAAGTTTGCTGGGGCCATTGCCGTTCATACCGCCGGCTCTGCTGCTGTACTCCTCATAGTATCctgggagggggagagggatCAAGAAGGAAATATGAGACACAAAACACTGGCTTCTTGCTTGCTATCAGACTGCTGATGCCTCttgtttgctctgttgttttctgccaACATGTTGTCTTTTGGAGTtattcacatgttttgtttgagaCTTGGACATCAGTTGTGCTTGCATCAGGCTCATGAGCAGGGTTTCCATCCGCAAACTGCATGTCAGATCATTCAGCTGACGATAATTCTTGtataaaagtggaaaaaagCTCAGCAGAAGCTTTAATTCTCTATGGACAGTGGATATGAACATCGGTGCTGGATGTGAGCTCATTCTGGGCCACACCTAAATCGTAGGAAAGCATCATGTAGAAACTCTACTCTGTAAGGGCTACAAGGATTATTTTTGTGACTGATTAATGTGCCTCTTTTTATCACAACAAACCAATTAATCATTAAGTCTGTAgcaggtaaaaagaaaaaaaaactgcccaCTTTAAAactgagcacacaaacactaTTCTTAACCACACTGTATTAATAAGACACACAAAGCTCACAGCAGAAAAGCCTGACTACGTGGCAAAGCCTGAGCTGCAGCCTGCAACAATTACCAGAAAgcagcagccaatcaaaaaCAGCCCCTGGCGGAAGCAGGAAACATCACAGGAAGTCATGCCTCTTCTAAATCACGCTGTATCCATGCAACCGACAACAGATCTGAGCCGAGTCGTTATGGGAATGAAACAATCGTCTGAGCTGAAATAAAAGCGTGTTTTCACTGGAGCATTGATGGAAGGCATAAGACACATGTATGACTTATTGTGCCTTATTAAAGGTTTGCAGGAAGATGCACAGACACGTTTCAGCGAGACAATAGCGTTCAAACCCAACCAGACACTGAGCATTCCTTCACACTTCCCATTATGTAATGCTAAAATCTTTGCCTCACCGGCAGCAGCCACATTTCTAAAGGTGACAGCGAGGGAGGGGAACACTGGCATCCATTCAGGAGCATTTGTGCCCAGAGCTAACAAGTCAGGCCGGTTTTAGACAGCAAGAATCCTGCGTGACACGTCTCTCTGACCGAGATGTCAGCGAACGAGGACACCTGTCAAACACAAGCTAACCACTCCTGATACAGCTAAAGTGAATGCTTTTTGTACATtagctgaaaaaaacaaaacaaaaacagttactGTGAATACATCTGTACATAaaaactgtatatatatatatatatatatatatatgtacatatattgtCATAAACAAATCTCCCCCAGTACAACCTCAGCCATGTACCCGGAGCAGCTGAAGAGGTCATCCGACCTTTCTTACAAAACTACTTATCTACCACTTGTCTACTTATGCAACACATCACCATCTACAGGTTTACAAGGCAGGAATCAGCTGACGGTAATGAAAGCTAACATGTAAATGGAGGCA
This window harbors:
- the clcn5b gene encoding H(+)/Cl(-) exchange transporter 5 isoform X2, which translates into the protein MMANPNYSTGSFDGLHRPSDDDDDDLVDIAGATLDFSSTDDVPPLSSGYYEEYSSRAGGMNGNGPSKLVDPLEDPVPGLGTYEDFNTIDWVREKSKDRDRHREITKNSRQSTVALLHSVSDAFSGWLLMLLVGLMAGALAGGIDIAAHWLTDMKDGVCLNGFWFNHEHCCWTSNETTFQERDHCPQWQSWGELITGKSEGAFAYVMNYLMYMFWALLFSFLAVTLVRAFAPYACGSGIPEIKTILSGFIIRGYLGKWTLIVKTITLVLAVSSGLSLGKEGPLVHVACCCANILCHLFTKYRKNEAKRREVLSAAAAVGVSVAFGAPIGGVLFSLEEVSYYFPLKTLWRSFFAALVAAFTLRSINPFGNSRLVLFYVEFHAPWHLVELAPFILLGIFGGLWGALFIKANIAWCRIRKTTLLGHYPVIEVLAVTALTALLAYPNSYTRMSGAELISELFNDCSLLDSSQLCGYMQPANTSETGVGNSLADRPAGEGLYTALWQLALALIFKMLITVITFGMKVPSGLFIPSMAVGAIAGRLLGVGMEQLAYYNHDWFIFKGWCSPGADCITPGLYAMVGAAACLGGVTRMTVSLVVIMFELTGGLEYIVPLMAATMTSKWVADAFGREGIYEAHIRLNGYPFLEPKEEFEHSSLAVDVMRPRRSDPTLAVLTQEGMTVGEVEALVESTHYSGFPVVVSQESQRLVGFVLRRDLLISIDNARKRQEGVVSASQVVFTEHAPPQPPDAPSPLRLRGIMDLSPFTVTDHTPMDITVDIFRKLGLRQCLVTHNGRLLGIITKKDILKHMAQIANRDPDSILFN
- the clcn5b gene encoding H(+)/Cl(-) exchange transporter 5 isoform X1, producing MSHSWASRGFKMMANPNYSTGSFDGLHRPSDDDDDDLVDIAGATLDFSSTDDVPPLSSGYYEEYSSRAGGMNGNGPSKLVDPLEDPVPGLGTYEDFNTIDWVREKSKDRDRHREITKNSRQSTVALLHSVSDAFSGWLLMLLVGLMAGALAGGIDIAAHWLTDMKDGVCLNGFWFNHEHCCWTSNETTFQERDHCPQWQSWGELITGKSEGAFAYVMNYLMYMFWALLFSFLAVTLVRAFAPYACGSGIPEIKTILSGFIIRGYLGKWTLIVKTITLVLAVSSGLSLGKEGPLVHVACCCANILCHLFTKYRKNEAKRREVLSAAAAVGVSVAFGAPIGGVLFSLEEVSYYFPLKTLWRSFFAALVAAFTLRSINPFGNSRLVLFYVEFHAPWHLVELAPFILLGIFGGLWGALFIKANIAWCRIRKTTLLGHYPVIEVLAVTALTALLAYPNSYTRMSGAELISELFNDCSLLDSSQLCGYMQPANTSETGVGNSLADRPAGEGLYTALWQLALALIFKMLITVITFGMKVPSGLFIPSMAVGAIAGRLLGVGMEQLAYYNHDWFIFKGWCSPGADCITPGLYAMVGAAACLGGVTRMTVSLVVIMFELTGGLEYIVPLMAATMTSKWVADAFGREGIYEAHIRLNGYPFLEPKEEFEHSSLAVDVMRPRRSDPTLAVLTQEGMTVGEVEALVESTHYSGFPVVVSQESQRLVGFVLRRDLLISIDNARKRQEGVVSASQVVFTEHAPPQPPDAPSPLRLRGIMDLSPFTVTDHTPMDITVDIFRKLGLRQCLVTHNGRLLGIITKKDILKHMAQIANRDPDSILFN
- the clcn5b gene encoding H(+)/Cl(-) exchange transporter 5 isoform X3; its protein translation is MDWEFWTKQLDEEVLVEDGYYEEYSSRAGGMNGNGPSKLVDPLEDPVPGLGTYEDFNTIDWVREKSKDRDRHREITKNSRQSTVALLHSVSDAFSGWLLMLLVGLMAGALAGGIDIAAHWLTDMKDGVCLNGFWFNHEHCCWTSNETTFQERDHCPQWQSWGELITGKSEGAFAYVMNYLMYMFWALLFSFLAVTLVRAFAPYACGSGIPEIKTILSGFIIRGYLGKWTLIVKTITLVLAVSSGLSLGKEGPLVHVACCCANILCHLFTKYRKNEAKRREVLSAAAAVGVSVAFGAPIGGVLFSLEEVSYYFPLKTLWRSFFAALVAAFTLRSINPFGNSRLVLFYVEFHAPWHLVELAPFILLGIFGGLWGALFIKANIAWCRIRKTTLLGHYPVIEVLAVTALTALLAYPNSYTRMSGAELISELFNDCSLLDSSQLCGYMQPANTSETGVGNSLADRPAGEGLYTALWQLALALIFKMLITVITFGMKVPSGLFIPSMAVGAIAGRLLGVGMEQLAYYNHDWFIFKGWCSPGADCITPGLYAMVGAAACLGGVTRMTVSLVVIMFELTGGLEYIVPLMAATMTSKWVADAFGREGIYEAHIRLNGYPFLEPKEEFEHSSLAVDVMRPRRSDPTLAVLTQEGMTVGEVEALVESTHYSGFPVVVSQESQRLVGFVLRRDLLISIDNARKRQEGVVSASQVVFTEHAPPQPPDAPSPLRLRGIMDLSPFTVTDHTPMDITVDIFRKLGLRQCLVTHNGRLLGIITKKDILKHMAQIANRDPDSILFN